CTTCTCCGGTGATCCGGCTTTCCGGAAGGAACTTGAGGTGGAGCGCGTTGAGGTCGATGCGGCCGTCGTCGGCCTTGGGCCGGGTCGTCTCGTTGAAGACGGCTTCGGCCAGAAGCGTGCCGTCCGATTTCCTCCTGATGGGATGCACGTAGTTGGCCGGGATGTAATCCGGCAAGCCCGAGATTCCCGACAGTCCGTTGATGGTCCAGTCGGCCAGAGTGCCATGGGATGTGGCGATACAGGTCACCCTGAAGTCTCTGATTCTGATCGCGGGTCCACCAACCGAGCGCAGGCCGCTGAGCTCGAAGCTCTTGCCCACGGCCTCCGACTTCGTCGTCGTCTCGCCTGACACGGGATCAACCGATGTGGTGCATTTGCTGT
This window of the Streptomyces sp. V4I8 genome carries:
- a CDS encoding choice-of-anchor P family protein — encoded protein: MTRTDARTRALGPTALLTAACLLLTVPPAYAANPAGTASLGSVDIATEDRAPVVIRSLARCDANGPRARTAAAGAVSAPGIRFGGGNSKCTTSVDPVSGETTTKSEAVGKSFELSGLRSVGGPAIRIRDFRVTCIATSHGTLADWTINGLSGISGLPDYIPANYVHPIRRKSDGTLLAEAVFNETTRPKADDGRIDLNALHLKFLPESRITGEVIVGRVACSPTD